From one Bacteroidota bacterium genomic stretch:
- the ffh gene encoding signal recognition particle protein, whose protein sequence is MFENLSDKLDRAFKLLKGQGKISEINIAETLKEVRKALLDADVNYKVAKQFTDTVKEKALGRDVLLSVSPGQLMVKIVHEELMALMGGDATDINLKANPSIILMSGLQGSGKTTLSGKLAHLLKTKRGRQVMLVACDVYRPAAIDQLHVLGEQIGVEVYSERENKNPVSIAKNAIEKAKSQGINTIIIDTAGRLAIDGEMMDEIARLKEFLNPQETLFVVDAMTGQDAVNTAKAFNDRINFDGVVLTKLDGDTRGGAALSIKSIVNKPIKFVGTGEKMEALDVFYPSRMSDRILGMGDIVSLVERAQEQFDAKEAAELQKKIAKNQFNLNDFLGQLQQIKKMGNIKDLMGMIPGMGKAMKDVDIDNDSFKHIEAIIQSMTNEERERPDLLNGARRKRIASGSGTTIQEVNKLLKQFEDMRKMMKMFTSGNAQKMMRNMPVRK, encoded by the coding sequence ATGTTTGAAAATTTATCCGATAAGCTCGACCGGGCGTTTAAACTGCTGAAAGGGCAGGGTAAAATAAGTGAAATCAATATTGCAGAAACCCTCAAAGAGGTGCGTAAAGCTTTATTGGATGCTGACGTTAACTATAAGGTAGCCAAACAGTTCACTGATACAGTGAAGGAAAAGGCATTGGGCCGGGATGTGTTGCTCAGCGTATCTCCCGGACAATTGATGGTGAAAATTGTCCATGAGGAGTTAATGGCTTTAATGGGTGGAGATGCCACGGATATCAATCTCAAAGCCAATCCTTCTATCATTTTGATGTCAGGTTTACAGGGTTCCGGTAAAACGACTTTAAGCGGAAAGCTGGCTCATTTGCTTAAAACCAAGCGGGGCCGACAAGTCATGCTGGTTGCCTGCGACGTTTATCGTCCCGCTGCGATTGATCAGTTGCATGTACTTGGGGAGCAGATTGGTGTGGAAGTTTATTCAGAGAGAGAGAATAAGAATCCGGTTTCTATTGCTAAGAATGCCATTGAAAAGGCAAAATCTCAGGGAATAAATACCATCATCATCGATACCGCCGGTCGTTTGGCGATTGATGGAGAGATGATGGATGAAATAGCCCGGCTTAAAGAATTTTTAAATCCGCAGGAAACATTGTTTGTGGTAGATGCCATGACGGGACAGGATGCGGTGAATACTGCCAAAGCTTTTAATGATCGTATCAATTTTGATGGAGTTGTATTGACCAAGTTGGATGGTGATACCCGTGGTGGTGCTGCACTTTCCATTAAATCAATTGTCAATAAGCCGATAAAATTTGTTGGTACCGGCGAGAAAATGGAAGCGCTGGATGTCTTCTATCCCAGTCGTATGTCCGACAGGATTTTGGGCATGGGTGACATTGTCTCCCTTGTTGAAAGAGCACAGGAGCAATTTGATGCGAAGGAAGCAGCTGAATTGCAAAAGAAAATTGCAAAAAATCAGTTTAATCTGAATGATTTTCTCGGACAGCTTCAGCAAATCAAAAAGATGGGAAACATCAAGGACCTCATGGGAATGATTCCGGGTATGGGTAAAGCGATGAAGGATGTAGATATCGATAATGATTCTTTCAAGCATATCGAAGCTATCATTCAATCCATGACCAACGAAGAGCGAGAAAGACCCGATTTGTTGAATGGTGCAAGAAGAAAAAGAATTGCTTCCGGTAGCGGAACTACTATTCAGGAAGTCAACAAATTGCTCAAGCAGTTTGAAGATATGAGAAAAATGATGAAAATGTTTACCTCCGGGAATGCGCAAAAAATGATGCGGAACATGCCGGTTCGAAAATAA
- a CDS encoding PD40 domain-containing protein has product MRFVFFVALFISFFPAISFAQPQPKKVYSTNKSAIRDYEDGRKQFNSGQDVKAIRLMESAIAKDPNFIDAWLILGQIYIESRDYASALEHYRKVTEIDPAYMPGANMVAGELELKRGNYAAAKGDFERYVKAVPEMAGELKEEALGKIKSCDFALEALKHPVPFQPVNLGTGINTPENEYFPSFTVDQQEIIFTRDIKDAKAQEGHQEDFYISKLKDTIWTTAKNAGMPLNSPLNEGGPSISADGRVLFFTACDRPDGLGSCDIYLSQRLGDGNWSKPMNIGAPVNSQSWESQPSFSSDGRTLYFVRGSYTRDRSRIFDIYSSTFQVDMTWSNPVKLSDTINTSGVEESVFIHPDNQTLYFSSDGHPGMGGLDIFVSRRLENGSWGIPENLGYPINTHTDENSLVVSADGMKAYFASDRKGGNGALDLYNFNLYPKARPALVSYVKAKVVDASTGLPLAAGFEIIDVETGKVIVANTTDKKRGEFLACLPAGKNYMLNVNKETYMFYSDYFECKEANDKQNAYDLVIKLQQPKSGEKVVLKNIFFDVNRFELKTSSYLELEKLISFLKAQPGFRIEVSGHTDSTGDKKANLTLSENRAKAVMDYLVAKGIPSARITYKGYGDTKPVSGNDTESGRAQNRRTEFSIL; this is encoded by the coding sequence TTGAGATTTGTTTTTTTTGTCGCCCTTTTCATTTCATTTTTTCCGGCCATTTCCTTTGCACAACCTCAGCCCAAAAAAGTGTACTCTACCAATAAGTCGGCTATCAGAGACTATGAAGACGGACGCAAGCAATTTAACTCCGGTCAGGATGTGAAGGCGATACGATTGATGGAATCCGCCATTGCAAAAGATCCGAACTTTATTGATGCCTGGCTGATTCTCGGCCAAATCTACATCGAGAGCCGTGATTATGCCAGTGCGTTAGAACATTACAGAAAGGTCACGGAAATTGATCCTGCCTATATGCCGGGTGCGAATATGGTTGCGGGTGAATTGGAATTAAAGCGGGGAAATTATGCAGCAGCTAAAGGTGATTTTGAGAGATATGTGAAAGCAGTTCCGGAGATGGCCGGTGAACTGAAAGAAGAGGCATTGGGAAAAATAAAATCATGTGACTTTGCACTCGAAGCATTAAAACATCCTGTTCCCTTTCAACCTGTAAATTTAGGAACAGGCATAAACACTCCTGAAAACGAGTATTTCCCTTCCTTTACCGTCGATCAACAGGAAATCATATTTACCAGAGATATCAAGGATGCTAAAGCACAGGAAGGGCATCAGGAAGATTTTTACATTTCAAAGTTAAAAGATACTATTTGGACAACTGCAAAGAATGCCGGAATGCCACTCAATAGTCCTTTGAACGAAGGAGGACCAAGTATTTCAGCGGATGGCAGAGTATTGTTTTTCACCGCCTGTGACCGCCCGGATGGATTAGGCAGTTGCGATATTTATCTTTCTCAACGTCTGGGAGATGGCAACTGGAGTAAGCCCATGAATATTGGAGCACCGGTAAATTCTCAGTCATGGGAATCACAGCCCTCCTTTAGTTCTGATGGCAGAACACTTTATTTCGTGAGGGGAAGTTATACCCGTGACAGGAGCCGGATTTTTGATATTTACAGTAGTACTTTTCAAGTGGATATGACCTGGAGCAATCCGGTAAAGCTGAGTGATACGATTAATACAAGTGGAGTAGAGGAGTCTGTATTCATTCATCCCGATAATCAGACGCTCTATTTCAGTTCTGATGGTCATCCGGGAATGGGAGGGCTTGATATTTTTGTAAGCAGGAGATTGGAAAACGGTTCATGGGGTATTCCTGAAAATCTGGGGTATCCGATCAATACACATACTGATGAAAATAGTCTGGTGGTAAGTGCCGATGGAATGAAAGCCTATTTTGCCAGTGACAGAAAAGGAGGAAACGGAGCACTGGATTTGTACAACTTTAATCTTTACCCCAAGGCGCGTCCGGCACTGGTCAGTTATGTAAAGGCGAAAGTAGTGGATGCTTCAACGGGCTTGCCTCTCGCTGCAGGTTTTGAAATCATTGACGTAGAAACCGGGAAAGTGATCGTTGCAAATACAACAGATAAAAAGAGAGGAGAGTTTCTGGCCTGCCTTCCTGCAGGGAAAAATTATATGCTGAATGTGAATAAGGAAACGTACATGTTTTATTCCGATTACTTCGAATGCAAGGAAGCCAATGACAAACAGAATGCGTACGATTTAGTTATTAAGTTACAGCAACCCAAGTCGGGAGAAAAGGTGGTATTAAAGAATATTTTCTTTGATGTCAATCGTTTTGAGTTAAAGACATCTTCCTATCTGGAATTAGAAAAACTAATTTCCTTTTTAAAGGCTCAACCCGGTTTCAGAATTGAAGTGAGTGGTCATACGGATAGTACAGGGGATAAGAAAGCCAACCTGACATTATCGGAAAACAGGGCGAAAGCGGTCATGGATTATTTAGTGGCGAAAGGTATCCCTTCCGCGAGAATAACGTATAAAGGCTACGGTGATACGAAACCTGTTTCCGGCAATGATACGGAATCGGGTAGAGCACAGAACCGAAGAACCGAATTCAGTATTCTCTAA
- a CDS encoding 7-carboxy-7-deazaguanine synthase QueE, translating to MESFYTIQGEGYHSGRPAFFIRLGGCDIGCVWCDVKESWSSTGHPMKSCEEIVAEALQEPSRFVVITGGEPALYDLTRLTRLLHEKVFEIAVETSGAYPLTGEWDWICVSPKKFKAPLQENLEKAHELKVVINHTSDFDWAEKNAAAVLKHCKLFLQPEYDKFEKHIPPIIDYVKLHPEWSISLQTHRFYTVMYNRNSY from the coding sequence ATGGAGTCCTTTTATACCATTCAGGGAGAAGGCTACCATAGCGGCAGGCCCGCGTTTTTTATTCGTTTAGGAGGATGCGATATTGGCTGTGTTTGGTGCGATGTAAAAGAATCCTGGAGCTCAACAGGTCACCCCATGAAAAGTTGTGAAGAAATCGTGGCTGAGGCCTTGCAAGAACCTTCCCGATTTGTAGTAATTACCGGAGGTGAACCAGCGCTATACGATTTGACCCGATTAACACGTTTACTTCATGAGAAAGTGTTCGAAATCGCGGTGGAGACGTCCGGTGCTTATCCCTTAACCGGTGAATGGGACTGGATCTGCGTGTCTCCGAAAAAATTTAAAGCACCTCTACAAGAAAACCTGGAAAAGGCACATGAGTTGAAAGTGGTGATCAATCACACAAGTGATTTTGATTGGGCAGAAAAAAATGCCGCCGCTGTTCTTAAACATTGCAAATTGTTCCTTCAACCCGAGTACGATAAATTCGAAAAGCATATACCCCCAATCATCGATTATGTAAAACTGCATCCGGAATGGTCGATTTCACTGCAGACACATAGGTTCTACACAGTAATGTACAACAGAAATTCATATTGA
- a CDS encoding bifunctional 5,10-methylene-tetrahydrofolate dehydrogenase/5,10-methylene-tetrahydrofolate cyclohydrolase (catalyzes the formation of 5,10-methenyltetrahydrofolate from 5,10-methylenetetrahydrofolate and subsequent formation of 10-formyltetrahydrofolate from 5,10-methenyltetrahydrofolate), translating into MILIDGKLTAQQIKTEIRAEVDEIRSHGGRAPHLVAILVGNNGASETYVGNKIKSCAEVGFKSTLLRFEETLSEENLLREIHQLNEDDQVDGFIVQLPLPSHINVDLVTEAILPSKDVDGFHPINLGRMTEQMPSYVPATPKGIMQLLERYSIPTKGKHCVVIGRSNIVGTPVSILLSRNTNPGNCTVTLTHSHTSNLKEITLQADIIIAALGKPYFLTADMVKEGAVVIDVGMTRVPAPELKQGFRLAGDVDFAGVSSKCSYITPVPGGVGPMTIVGLLQNTLLAARHRIYPEHVSR; encoded by the coding sequence GTGATCCTGATCGACGGCAAATTAACTGCACAGCAAATTAAAACTGAAATCCGTGCTGAAGTGGATGAAATCCGTTCGCATGGTGGTAGAGCCCCGCATTTAGTAGCCATTTTAGTAGGCAATAATGGTGCTTCCGAAACTTATGTGGGAAACAAAATAAAGTCTTGTGCAGAGGTGGGGTTTAAAAGTACTTTGTTGCGCTTTGAAGAAACATTAAGTGAGGAAAATCTCCTTCGGGAAATCCATCAATTGAACGAAGATGATCAGGTAGATGGATTTATCGTTCAGTTACCCTTGCCTTCTCATATTAATGTAGATCTGGTCACGGAAGCTATATTACCCTCTAAAGATGTGGACGGATTTCACCCTATTAATCTGGGAAGAATGACCGAACAAATGCCCTCCTATGTTCCTGCTACACCTAAAGGGATCATGCAACTATTGGAGCGGTATAGCATTCCCACGAAAGGAAAGCATTGTGTGGTGATTGGCAGAAGTAATATTGTTGGAACGCCCGTTTCCATTCTTTTATCCAGAAATACCAATCCCGGAAATTGCACCGTAACGTTAACGCATAGCCACACTTCTAATTTAAAAGAAATTACTTTGCAGGCCGATATCATCATTGCTGCTCTCGGTAAACCTTATTTCCTGACTGCCGATATGGTGAAGGAAGGGGCTGTGGTGATTGATGTAGGCATGACACGTGTGCCTGCACCGGAATTGAAGCAGGGGTTCCGCCTTGCCGGTGACGTTGACTTTGCAGGAGTATCCTCCAAATGCAGTTATATTACACCTGTGCCCGGTGGAGTAGGCCCCATGACCATCGTCGGACTTTTACAAAACACCCTACTTGCGGCCCGTCACCGAATTTATCCTGAACATGTCAGCAGGTAA
- a CDS encoding DUF4184 family protein, with amino-acid sequence MIRNRVEHRTEEPNSVFSNMPFTPAHPAILLPLKIFRNLKLSWTALIIGSIVPDFEYFIWLSSCASVSHTISGILTFNLPLTIILSYLYHRIIYPVLWPRLNFFKETINFEHREDFFEWLKKNWLMFTVSALIGILSHLIWDSFCHANGYMVHQIPFLLETATVGAYEIRRCYLLWYGSTVAGCIAMAIIYLNFKKVLSKENWKTFFAGGAFWGKILFLAILIASIRIAIGLSWNWTRHLVIISLGSFFYATIIVCWLEMAKREELIRREAIPTVKNKGKY; translated from the coding sequence ATGATACGGAATCGGGTAGAGCACAGAACCGAAGAACCGAATTCAGTATTCTCTAATATGCCCTTTACACCGGCTCATCCGGCCATCTTACTTCCTTTGAAAATATTCAGGAATTTAAAACTTTCCTGGACCGCATTGATCATTGGAAGTATCGTTCCTGATTTTGAGTATTTCATCTGGCTCAGTTCATGTGCGTCGGTGAGTCATACAATTAGTGGAATTCTCACCTTTAATCTTCCCCTCACCATTATTTTATCCTATCTCTATCATCGCATCATCTATCCGGTACTTTGGCCACGATTAAACTTTTTTAAGGAAACGATAAACTTTGAACACAGGGAAGATTTTTTTGAATGGTTGAAAAAGAATTGGCTGATGTTTACTGTATCAGCTCTCATCGGGATACTATCTCATCTCATCTGGGATTCCTTTTGTCATGCGAATGGTTATATGGTACACCAGATTCCATTCCTGTTGGAGACCGCCACCGTTGGGGCTTATGAAATCAGACGTTGCTATTTACTTTGGTATGGCAGTACGGTAGCAGGATGTATAGCGATGGCGATAATTTATTTGAATTTTAAGAAAGTACTTTCTAAAGAAAACTGGAAGACCTTTTTTGCAGGTGGGGCATTTTGGGGAAAGATTCTCTTTTTGGCTATACTCATTGCCTCCATTCGCATAGCCATCGGACTCAGCTGGAACTGGACCCGACATTTAGTGATCATTTCCCTTGGCTCATTTTTCTATGCGACTATCATTGTTTGCTGGTTGGAAATGGCGAAAAGGGAAGAATTAATCAGGAGAGAAGCAATTCCAACTGTAAAAAATAAAGGCAAGTACTGA
- a CDS encoding DUF5106 domain-containing protein, whose product MADTKEGYELKFKVSGLKDSMIYIANYYGEKQYLKDSTHCDANGNVVFKGVEALPGGIYLFVFPNKTYFEFLIDNEQSFSMECTLGNVIGSMKVKGSENNRLFYEYLNFIQERSKEVEPLKAQLTAKAEDKVLIDSLESEISKIDKKVADYKNTFISQYPQSFLAAIFKASKDPVIPDLPIKADGKPDSSFVYYYYRDHYFDNLDLGDERLLRSPVYHNKLSFFLKSMLINIPDSLIPQLDILVEKASKSKETYKYMVWLLTNTYETSNIMGMDAVFVHLVKNYYTKEKAYWVDDATLYKIQDRARILEPILIGKKAKNLILTDTLGVYQALYNVDAPFTILYFWDPDCGHCKKVTPKVKAYYDKVKSKGIKVFAVCSEVEMDKWKAYIRENNLNWINVADPKLQNNFRQEFDILTTPQIFILDKDKKIVAKKIDEDNMEKILDRELENLAKKP is encoded by the coding sequence ATGGCTGATACCAAGGAAGGATATGAATTGAAATTCAAAGTAAGCGGATTGAAAGACTCCATGATTTACATCGCTAATTACTATGGAGAAAAGCAGTACCTTAAGGATTCAACACATTGTGATGCGAACGGAAATGTGGTGTTTAAGGGTGTAGAAGCACTTCCCGGAGGTATTTACTTGTTTGTGTTTCCCAATAAGACCTATTTTGAATTCTTGATTGACAATGAGCAATCATTTAGTATGGAGTGTACTTTAGGCAATGTGATCGGTAGTATGAAAGTAAAGGGTTCAGAAAATAACAGATTGTTTTATGAATACCTTAATTTTATTCAGGAACGATCGAAGGAAGTTGAACCGCTCAAAGCACAACTCACTGCAAAAGCCGAAGATAAAGTGTTGATCGATTCATTGGAAAGTGAAATCAGTAAAATAGACAAAAAAGTTGCTGACTACAAAAACACTTTTATCAGCCAATATCCACAGTCATTTTTAGCGGCTATATTTAAAGCTTCTAAAGATCCCGTTATTCCTGACTTACCCATTAAAGCAGATGGAAAACCAGATTCTTCCTTTGTGTATTACTATTACCGCGATCATTATTTTGATAATCTGGATTTAGGGGATGAACGATTGCTCAGAAGTCCCGTGTATCATAACAAGCTCTCTTTTTTTCTGAAGAGTATGCTTATAAACATTCCTGATTCACTGATTCCTCAGTTGGATATTTTGGTAGAAAAAGCTTCTAAGTCTAAGGAAACTTATAAATACATGGTATGGCTGCTGACCAATACCTATGAAACTTCCAATATTATGGGGATGGATGCCGTTTTCGTACACCTGGTTAAAAACTATTATACCAAGGAAAAGGCGTATTGGGTGGACGATGCCACGCTCTATAAAATTCAGGATCGTGCACGAATACTGGAACCTATATTAATTGGAAAGAAGGCAAAGAATTTAATTTTAACAGATACACTCGGTGTATACCAGGCCTTGTACAATGTAGATGCTCCCTTTACCATCCTCTATTTCTGGGATCCGGATTGTGGACATTGCAAGAAGGTGACGCCAAAAGTGAAAGCCTATTATGATAAAGTGAAATCGAAAGGCATTAAAGTTTTTGCAGTGTGCTCGGAAGTTGAAATGGATAAATGGAAAGCCTATATACGTGAAAACAATTTGAACTGGATCAATGTGGCTGACCCAAAACTGCAGAATAACTTCCGCCAGGAATTTGATATATTGACAACACCTCAGATATTTATTCTGGATAAAGACAAGAAGATTGTTGCCAAGAAAATCGATGAGGACAATATGGAGAAAATTCTTGATCGTGAATTAGAGAATTTGGCAAAGAAACCGTAA
- a CDS encoding LPS-assembly protein LptD, with protein sequence MRHVQSGSSFNFSTLICSWPVCVLFLFFIVPDCYSKCKVGNYTEGQVIYPDTLPSKDTLRVKSDSLLLTGTDSLTLPDSLQLATDFKSKVEYHAKDSIIYDFDLGKVFLYGRAWMVYEDIRLDANYIDIDFNTKVLFSSGLPDSTGQIAGTPIFKQGTEEFNADSIRYNFNTKRGKISEISTKDGDSYIHGTTVKKEPDNTTYIRNGYYTTCDAPHPHFYLKSNKIKVIPNNKVVTGPADLYIMDVPTPLAIPFGFFPNRKGRSSGILFPQYGESQQLGFFLRNGGYYLGLNDHFDLALTGDIYSKGSWRANAFSNYAWKYRFNGNVSVNYSNTKNSRPEFPDYSFEEAFFIRWNHTQDGKARPGMSFTANVNAGSSTFYQYNLSNATNFLTNTFTSSIAWAKSWTGKPYNLSASLSHSQNTQTRDINLSLPAVTFNVARQTPFKRKLATGEQRWYEKIGVGLTSSLLNSIATKDTLLFREGSLDQFRYGIQHTVPINTSLNVAKYFTVSPGISYTERWYLKTIEKTWDPDSGVIDVDTVNGFKAARDFSLSVNMNTRIYGMLQFRKGKISAIRHVITPTIGFSWRPDFSERGYGYYKQVQADSAGLLQQQYSIFEGGIYGGPGAGKSTLMNFSLDNNFEMKIRQKTDSTETLKKVKLLESLALNGSYNFAADSLRLSNINVSGRVTILERVSLNMFGTFDPYVVTQEGVRINTFEWDANGKPARFTNGNLSVNFNITKRKKEYKSDKATETELSEINRDPERYLDYNVPFNLTVGYNFFFQNNIALPDQLTQTLNFSGDLSLTPAWKVTFNSGYDFEQKDLSYTSLGINRDLHCWEMSLNWVPLGFQQNFFFQINVKSSVLQDLKLTRKNDRFDNR encoded by the coding sequence ATGAGGCATGTACAATCCGGCAGTTCGTTCAACTTTTCAACGTTGATTTGTTCGTGGCCGGTATGCGTTCTCTTTCTTTTTTTTATTGTACCTGACTGCTACTCAAAATGTAAGGTAGGCAATTACACTGAAGGCCAGGTGATTTATCCCGATACCCTCCCTTCAAAGGACACCCTTCGTGTAAAATCGGATAGTCTATTATTAACGGGAACAGACTCCCTCACTTTACCCGATTCATTGCAATTGGCAACAGATTTTAAGTCGAAAGTGGAATACCATGCCAAAGATTCTATTATTTACGATTTCGATTTGGGCAAGGTCTTTTTATACGGCAGGGCATGGATGGTGTATGAAGATATTCGACTCGACGCCAATTATATTGATATTGATTTCAATACTAAAGTATTGTTTTCAAGTGGCTTACCTGATTCTACAGGTCAAATTGCCGGAACGCCCATCTTTAAACAGGGCACTGAAGAATTTAATGCTGACAGCATCCGATATAATTTCAATACAAAGCGGGGAAAGATCTCAGAAATCTCCACTAAGGATGGTGATAGCTATATTCACGGTACAACGGTCAAAAAGGAACCGGACAATACCACCTATATTCGAAATGGTTACTATACCACTTGCGATGCGCCCCATCCGCATTTCTATCTGAAGTCAAACAAAATAAAGGTGATCCCCAATAATAAAGTCGTGACCGGTCCGGCAGATCTTTATATAATGGATGTGCCCACACCACTCGCCATTCCCTTTGGATTTTTCCCAAACCGGAAAGGACGCTCCTCCGGAATATTGTTTCCGCAGTACGGTGAATCGCAGCAATTGGGATTCTTTTTAAGAAATGGAGGATACTATTTGGGATTAAATGATCATTTCGATCTGGCCCTTACAGGAGATATCTATTCCAAAGGAAGCTGGAGAGCCAATGCCTTCAGCAATTATGCCTGGAAATACCGATTTAATGGTAATGTGTCCGTGAATTATTCCAACACTAAAAACAGCAGACCAGAATTTCCGGATTATAGTTTTGAAGAGGCATTTTTCATTCGGTGGAACCATACTCAGGATGGAAAGGCGAGGCCCGGGATGAGTTTTACAGCCAATGTGAATGCAGGAAGCAGCACCTTCTACCAATACAATCTGAGCAATGCCACTAATTTCCTGACCAATACGTTTACTTCTTCCATTGCCTGGGCAAAATCATGGACAGGCAAACCCTATAACCTTAGTGCCAGTTTATCTCATTCTCAAAACACGCAAACCCGGGATATCAATCTGAGTTTACCGGCAGTGACATTCAACGTGGCGCGACAAACGCCCTTTAAACGAAAACTAGCGACGGGTGAACAACGGTGGTATGAAAAAATTGGCGTTGGATTGACTTCCTCCTTATTGAATTCCATTGCCACCAAGGATACATTATTATTCAGAGAAGGATCGCTGGATCAATTCAGATACGGCATTCAACATACGGTTCCCATCAATACTTCGTTGAATGTGGCCAAATATTTTACTGTGAGTCCCGGGATCAGCTATACGGAAAGATGGTACTTAAAAACTATCGAAAAAACATGGGATCCTGATTCGGGAGTCATTGATGTAGATACGGTGAATGGTTTTAAAGCAGCCCGGGATTTTAGTTTAAGCGTGAATATGAATACCCGGATTTATGGGATGCTGCAGTTCAGAAAAGGTAAAATTTCGGCTATCCGTCACGTTATAACACCCACCATTGGTTTCTCCTGGCGACCGGATTTTAGCGAACGCGGCTATGGCTATTATAAGCAAGTGCAAGCGGATTCAGCGGGACTTCTCCAACAGCAATATTCCATTTTCGAAGGAGGGATATATGGAGGTCCGGGAGCAGGTAAATCTACCTTAATGAATTTCTCACTCGATAATAACTTCGAGATGAAGATCAGACAAAAAACGGATAGCACTGAAACATTAAAAAAAGTAAAGTTGCTGGAAAGTCTTGCATTGAATGGATCCTACAACTTTGCTGCAGACTCCTTGCGTTTATCCAACATCAATGTAAGCGGACGTGTTACCATTCTGGAACGTGTCTCGCTGAACATGTTTGGCACATTCGACCCCTATGTGGTTACTCAGGAGGGGGTAAGGATAAACACGTTTGAATGGGACGCCAACGGAAAGCCGGCACGATTCACCAACGGAAACTTAAGTGTGAACTTCAATATCACCAAACGAAAGAAGGAGTATAAATCAGATAAGGCTACCGAAACGGAACTCAGCGAAATCAATCGTGACCCGGAACGCTATCTGGATTATAATGTCCCTTTCAATTTAACTGTCGGTTATAATTTTTTCTTTCAAAACAATATCGCCTTACCCGATCAGCTTACACAAACGCTAAACTTTAGTGGAGACCTGAGTTTAACACCGGCATGGAAAGTAACTTTCAACTCAGGTTATGATTTTGAGCAAAAAGATCTGAGCTATACTTCGCTGGGAATTAATCGTGACTTGCATTGCTGGGAAATGAGTTTAAACTGGGTGCCGCTTGGTTTTCAACAAAACTTCTTCTTTCAGATCAACGTTAAATCTTCAGTGCTCCAGGATCTAAAACTTACCAGGAAGAACGACAGGTTTGATAACAGGTAG